From the genome of Deinococcus sp. AJ005, one region includes:
- the galT gene encoding galactose-1-phosphate uridylyltransferase encodes MTSTATGQTYQQEFTKPDGRPLTLYGLNPIVVTSVIPSPSTEAVDARPVLRWHPLRGEWVMYAAHRLGRTFLPPPEYNPLAPTSDPAHPTELPRGIYDLAVFANRFPSLTLNAPEPPVGPAQTRAGVGACEVVVFSQNADGRLSDLSDAQMSLLLSVWADRTSRFAAGGVIKSVLAFENRGVEVGVTLHHPHGQIYAYDHLPPVATRMLEMAQKHHVETGNAWISDFVDAEREAGERIVHDEGAALSIVPPFARYTYETWILPTRPVGLLSELTDDERDAFARTFKDALLRLDALFGVRMPYLMTVHQAPLDGPHPEFPLHIELYPYLRAAGRMKYLAGTEQGAGEFANDKFPEVAAAELRAVNLENV; translated from the coding sequence ATGACCTCCACCGCCACCGGCCAGACCTACCAGCAGGAGTTCACCAAACCCGATGGCCGCCCGCTCACCCTTTACGGCCTGAACCCCATCGTGGTCACGTCCGTGATTCCCAGCCCCAGCACTGAGGCGGTGGACGCCCGCCCCGTCCTGCGCTGGCATCCTTTACGGGGCGAATGGGTCATGTACGCCGCGCACCGTCTGGGCCGCACTTTTCTGCCGCCGCCCGAATACAATCCTCTCGCGCCCACCTCTGACCCGGCGCATCCCACTGAGTTGCCGCGCGGCATTTACGATCTGGCCGTTTTCGCCAACCGTTTTCCCAGTCTGACGCTGAACGCTCCCGAGCCTCCAGTCGGCCCGGCCCAGACACGGGCAGGTGTGGGCGCGTGTGAAGTCGTGGTGTTCAGCCAGAACGCCGATGGCCGACTCTCTGACCTGAGCGACGCGCAGATGAGTTTGCTTTTATCCGTGTGGGCCGACAGAACCTCACGCTTCGCGGCAGGCGGCGTGATCAAAAGCGTGCTGGCCTTTGAAAACCGGGGCGTGGAGGTGGGCGTCACCCTTCACCACCCGCACGGCCAGATTTACGCCTATGACCACCTTCCCCCTGTGGCGACACGGATGCTGGAGATGGCGCAGAAACACCATGTAGAAACGGGAAACGCCTGGATTTCCGATTTCGTAGACGCCGAACGAGAAGCGGGGGAACGCATCGTCCATGACGAGGGCGCGGCGCTGAGCATCGTGCCACCCTTTGCCCGCTACACCTATGAAACATGGATTCTCCCGACGCGTCCAGTGGGCCTGCTCTCCGAGTTGACGGACGATGAGCGCGACGCCTTCGCCCGCACCTTCAAAGACGCGCTGCTGCGTCTGGACGCGCTGTTCGGCGTGCGGATGCCTTATCTGATGACAGTGCATCAGGCTCCGCTGGACGGGCCGCATCCTGAATTTCCGCTGCACATTGAGCTGTATCCGTACCTGCGGGCGGCGGGCCGCATGAAATATCTGGCTGGAACCGAGCAGGGTGCGGGCGAATTTGCCAACGACAAGTTCCCCGAAGTGGCGGCTGCAGAATTGCGGGCGGTGAATCTTGAAAACGTTTGA
- the galK gene encoding galactokinase: MKTFEDVFGSAPEVTASAPGRVNLLGEHTDYQGGFVLPTAIPQRATVGIGRSNSNSHVLYSANLEKTLRVPMGEVGTEFAPYLTGCIQLSGVNEGLNVHISSEVPSGGLSSSAALEVATLRALRELYGLELDDVALALRGVQVEHDFVGVKCGVMDQLASSLADTHTMLLVDTRSLERRAVPFPAGAEVLVMDSGVPRRLAESGYNERRAQVEEAARLLGVKELRDVTDISVVEALPSPLKERARHVVSENARVLEGLEADATQFGLLMNATHASLRDDYEVSHPLVDDLVALLQAQPDVFGARITGAGFGGAVVALVREGTAAAVGAAVLADYGTLGLVVVP; the protein is encoded by the coding sequence TTGAAAACGTTTGAAGACGTGTTCGGGAGTGCGCCAGAGGTCACGGCCTCCGCGCCAGGCCGCGTGAATCTGCTGGGTGAACACACGGACTATCAGGGCGGCTTCGTGCTGCCCACGGCCATTCCACAGCGGGCGACGGTGGGCATTGGGCGCAGTAATTCCAATTCCCATGTCCTGTACAGCGCCAATCTGGAGAAGACCCTGCGCGTCCCGATGGGCGAAGTGGGCACCGAGTTCGCACCGTATCTGACGGGTTGCATTCAACTCAGCGGCGTGAATGAGGGGCTGAATGTCCACATTTCCAGCGAGGTGCCCAGCGGCGGCCTGAGCAGCAGCGCGGCGCTGGAAGTGGCGACGTTGCGGGCTTTGCGCGAGTTGTACGGGCTGGAGCTGGACGATGTGGCGCTGGCGTTGAGGGGCGTGCAGGTGGAACACGACTTCGTGGGCGTCAAGTGCGGCGTGATGGACCAGCTCGCCAGCAGTCTGGCCGACACCCACACCATGTTGCTGGTAGACACCCGCAGTCTGGAGCGCCGCGCCGTCCCCTTTCCGGCGGGGGCCGAGGTGCTGGTGATGGATTCCGGCGTGCCGCGCCGTCTGGCCGAGAGCGGCTACAACGAGCGCCGCGCCCAGGTGGAGGAAGCCGCCCGGCTGCTGGGCGTCAAGGAACTGCGCGACGTGACCGATATCAGCGTTGTGGAGGCACTCCCCTCACCGCTGAAAGAACGCGCCCGCCATGTGGTCAGCGAGAACGCCCGCGTGCTGGAAGGGTTAGAGGCCGATGCCACCCAGTTTGGCCTGTTGATGAACGCCACCCACGCCAGTCTGCGCGACGATTACGAGGTTTCGCACCCGCTGGTGGACGATCTTGTGGCCCTGCTTCAGGCCCAGCCGGACGTGTTCGGGGCGCGGATCACGGGCGCGGGTTTCGGCGGAGCAGTGGTGGCGCTGGTACGGGAAGGAACGGCGGCGGCAGTGGGCGCGGCGGTGCTGGCCGACTACGGCACGCTGGGGCTGGTGGTGGTGCCGTAA